The genome window CCGGCACGGGGTGGGGGACGGCTCCGACCTCGGGCGCATCCAGCTCCAGCAGGCGTTCATCAAGGCGCTGATCGAGCAGGTCAAGTCCGTGGGGATCTTCAGCAGCCCCAAGAAGCTGTACGACCTCGCCGACACCGCGACCGACGCGGTCACCACCGACTCCGACCTCGACACCGTCAAGGACCTCGCGTCCTTCGCGTCCGGGCTCAAGGGCATCAGCTCCAAGAACATGACCATGGTCACGATGCCCGTCCGGTACGACCCCGCCGACCCCAACCGCGTACTGGTGTCCGAGACCAAGGCCCAGCAGGTCTGGTCCGCACTGAAGACCGACAAGCCGATCCCGAGCTCGGCGACGAAGGGCACGGCCACGGGGTCGGCGGGCGGGGTCGTGGCTTCTTCCTGAGGGTGCCTGCGGGTTGTTGCTTTTTAGGGGCGCGGGGAACCGCGCGACCAGCCACGACGGTCGTGCGGTCGCGTACGGCGGCTACGAGGCACCCCCTGGCGCATGCCCGACCGGAGGCGAGGCGCGCGGCCCGGCGCTTACGGGGTGCCGCCTGCGCCCACCCGTGCCGCCCCCAGCGGCACGATTGCCCGCAGCTGGGTGGGGGTGAGGGTGGGGGAGGGGACGGGCGCGGCTGCCTGTGGCTGGGGGCTGGGGAATACCTGAGCGCACCCCCTGGTTTGGGGAGATGGCACCAGTCCTGGCAGACTGGTACGTCGGCTCCGGTTCACGCTCCCGCATCCCGCGGCAGCGACCCGGCGCCCTCCCGAAACTAGGAGACACCTTGAAGCGCGACATCCACCCCGAGTACGTCGAGACGCAGGTCAGCTGCACCTGTGGCGCGTCGTTCACCACCCGTAGCACGATCGAGAGCGGCACCATCCGTGCCGAGGTCTGCTCCGAGTGCCACCCGTTCTACACGGGCAAGCAGAAGATCCTCGACACCGGTGGCCGCGTGGCCCGCTTCGAGGCCCGCTTCGGCAAGGCTGCCGCTGCCAAGAAGTAGCGAGCCCCCAGCGCCGGTCCGCGGCGCCCCTCCGGGGGCGTCGGGACCGGCGCTTTGCGGTGCGGCACACAGCTGCGCAGCCCATGAGCGCGGGCCACGAGTGCGGCCCACTCACCACGTAGTACGTCGTACAGGGAGCCGGAAGAGATGTTCGAGGCGGTCGAGGAACTGGTCGGGGAACACGCCGATCTGGAGAAGAAGCTCGCCGACCCGTCGGTCCACGCGGACCAGGCCAACGCGCGCAAGCTGAACAAGCGCTACGCGGAGCTGACCCCGATCGTCGGCACCTACCGCTCCTGGAAGCAGACCGGCGACGACATCGACACCGCTCGCGAATTCGCCGCGGACGACCCGGACTTCGCCGCCGAGGTCAAGGAGCTGGAGAAGCACCGCGAGGAGCTGACCGAGAAGCTGCGGCTGCTGCTGGTGCCCCGGGACCCGTCCGACGACAAGGACGTGATCCTGGAGATCAAGGCCGGCGCGGGTGGCGACGAGTCCGCCCTGTTCGCCGGGGATCTGCTCCGCATGTACCTGCGGTACGCCGAGCGCGTCGGCTGGAAGACCGAGATCATCGACTCCACCGAGTCCGAGCTGGGCGGCTACAAGGACGTCCAGGTCGCCGTGAAGACCAAGGGCGGCAACGGCGCCACCGAGCCCGGCCAGGGCGTCTGGGCCCGCCTGAAGTACGAGGGCGGGGTGCACCGCGTCCAGCGGGTGCCGGCGACCGAGTCCCAGGGCCGTATCCACACCTCCGCGGCCGGTGTGCTGGTCACACCCGAGGCCGAGGAGGTCGACGTCGAGATCAACGCGAACGATCTGCGGATCGACGTCTACCGCTCCTCCGGGCCCGGCGGGCAGTCCGTCAACACCACCGACTCCGCCGTGCGCATCACGCACATTCCCACCGGAGTCGTCGCCTCCTGCCAGAACGAGAAGAGCCAGCTGCAGAACAAGGAGCAGGCGATGCGTATCCTGCGCTCCAGGCTGCTCGCCGCGGCACAGGAGGAGGCGGAGAAGGAAGCCGCCGACGCCCGCCGCAGCCAGGTCCGTACCGTCGACCGCTCCGAGAAGATCCGCACGTACAACTTCCCGGAGAACCGCATCTCGGACCACCGCGTCGGCTTCAAGGCCTACAACCTG of Streptomyces phaeolivaceus contains these proteins:
- the rpmE gene encoding 50S ribosomal protein L31, translated to MKRDIHPEYVETQVSCTCGASFTTRSTIESGTIRAEVCSECHPFYTGKQKILDTGGRVARFEARFGKAAAAKK
- the prfA gene encoding peptide chain release factor 1; translated protein: MFEAVEELVGEHADLEKKLADPSVHADQANARKLNKRYAELTPIVGTYRSWKQTGDDIDTAREFAADDPDFAAEVKELEKHREELTEKLRLLLVPRDPSDDKDVILEIKAGAGGDESALFAGDLLRMYLRYAERVGWKTEIIDSTESELGGYKDVQVAVKTKGGNGATEPGQGVWARLKYEGGVHRVQRVPATESQGRIHTSAAGVLVTPEAEEVDVEINANDLRIDVYRSSGPGGQSVNTTDSAVRITHIPTGVVASCQNEKSQLQNKEQAMRILRSRLLAAAQEEAEKEAADARRSQVRTVDRSEKIRTYNFPENRISDHRVGFKAYNLDQVLDGELDAVIQACVDADSAAKLAAA